From Streptomyces sp. NBC_00690, a single genomic window includes:
- a CDS encoding ATP-binding cassette domain-containing protein, producing the protein MARTGRTPGGTHIHMADAGLRVRGGREALHGVSLDITPGQLTAIAGGSGAGKSLLLELLAGLRLPSTGTVHHDGRTPAQAAVPSGFVPQEDIVHRGLGLRRSLEYAARLRGAAADSVEGVLRELGLAERAEQSVGTLSGGERKRAGIAVELLTRPRVLFLDEPTSGLDPATGERLMDTLAALASSGVTVVLTTHSPADLARCHQVVFLTPDGEFAGSGTPDEVLRRFDAHDFTAVYAAVAEPSGAVGTSAADGTARQAPQTSVGAVGAAESMESVRAVPAATMDTAPGSADGERDPSRSEHTRPVTQGTPPPPEALPSPVIEESLVRSPSSGPGAVGQWWLLTRRGGELLVRDRLSAAIMVGSPLMIVAMFALLFRPGVFDPDRPSPSSTAMVLFWIAFGAFFFGLAYGLLQICGELGVVRRERLTTLRLGPYLASKVTLLLPVLALADALLLLVLRVGDRLPDAGMDVYGSLFLTSALASAAGLALGLLTSASVADPAQAALMLPLLCFPQVLFSGAFVPVPLMATAGQWISVAMTNRWAFEALGSGADLEGLWARGGSPLGRPLLASYGDSFAHEPWTRWLILIGFSVLFIWVAGWLLNRRCPTVHRPIVSRRQQVSRGARPSGEGTLSR; encoded by the coding sequence ATGGCACGGACCGGACGAACACCGGGCGGAACGCACATCCACATGGCCGACGCAGGGCTGCGGGTGCGGGGCGGTAGAGAGGCACTCCACGGAGTGAGTCTCGACATCACGCCGGGACAACTCACGGCGATCGCGGGCGGCAGTGGCGCAGGCAAATCACTCCTGCTGGAACTGCTCGCCGGATTACGCCTCCCCTCGACCGGTACGGTCCACCACGACGGCCGAACACCCGCGCAGGCCGCGGTGCCCTCCGGTTTTGTGCCGCAGGAGGACATCGTGCACCGCGGCTTGGGCCTACGGCGCAGCCTGGAGTACGCGGCGCGGTTGCGTGGTGCCGCCGCCGACAGCGTCGAGGGCGTGTTGCGGGAGTTGGGGCTCGCCGAACGCGCCGAGCAGAGCGTGGGAACGCTCAGCGGAGGGGAACGGAAGCGCGCAGGCATCGCGGTCGAACTGCTGACCCGGCCGCGCGTCCTCTTCCTGGACGAACCGACCTCCGGCCTCGACCCGGCGACCGGGGAACGGTTGATGGACACGCTGGCCGCACTGGCGTCCTCCGGGGTCACCGTGGTGCTGACCACCCACTCCCCCGCCGACCTCGCCCGCTGCCACCAGGTGGTCTTCCTGACCCCGGACGGCGAGTTCGCCGGGTCCGGTACGCCGGACGAGGTGCTGCGGCGCTTCGACGCACATGACTTCACCGCGGTGTACGCGGCGGTCGCCGAACCCTCCGGTGCAGTCGGTACTTCTGCCGCCGACGGCACCGCACGGCAAGCGCCGCAAACATCGGTCGGGGCGGTGGGAGCCGCGGAATCGATGGAATCGGTCAGGGCCGTGCCCGCCGCAACCATGGATACGGCTCCCGGCTCCGCCGACGGCGAGCGCGATCCCAGCCGCAGCGAGCACACCCGACCCGTCACACAAGGGACTCCACCACCGCCCGAGGCGCTACCGTCGCCGGTGATCGAGGAGTCCCTCGTGCGGTCACCGTCTTCGGGACCGGGCGCGGTCGGGCAGTGGTGGTTGTTGACCCGACGCGGGGGAGAACTCCTGGTGCGGGACCGACTGTCCGCGGCAATCATGGTGGGTTCGCCTCTGATGATCGTGGCCATGTTCGCGCTGCTGTTCCGCCCAGGGGTCTTCGATCCCGACCGACCGAGTCCGTCGTCGACGGCGATGGTCCTGTTCTGGATCGCGTTCGGCGCCTTCTTCTTCGGTCTCGCCTACGGTCTGCTGCAGATCTGCGGGGAGTTGGGCGTGGTCCGCCGCGAGCGGCTGACCACCTTGCGCCTCGGCCCCTATCTGGCGTCCAAGGTCACCCTGTTGTTGCCGGTGCTGGCCCTTGCGGACGCCCTTCTGCTCCTCGTCCTCCGGGTCGGGGACCGACTGCCGGACGCCGGCATGGATGTGTACGGTTCGCTCTTCCTGACCAGCGCCCTGGCGTCGGCCGCTGGGCTCGCCCTGGGCCTGCTGACCTCCGCTTCGGTCGCGGACCCGGCCCAGGCCGCCCTCATGCTCCCGCTGTTGTGCTTCCCCCAGGTGCTGTTCTCTGGTGCTTTCGTACCGGTTCCGCTCATGGCGACGGCCGGTCAGTGGATCAGTGTGGCGATGACCAACCGCTGGGCGTTCGAGGCGCTGGGTTCCGGCGCTGATCTTGAAGGGCTGTGGGCTCGGGGGGGTTCACCCCTGGGCCGCCCGCTGCTCGCTTCGTACGGCGACAGCTTCGCTCATGAGCCGTGGACCAGGTGGCTCATCCTGATCGGGTTCTCGGTCCTCTTCATCTGGGTGGCGGGTTGGTTGCTGAACCGTCGGTGCCCCACCGTCCACCGGCCCATCGTGAGCCGCCGTCAGCAGGTCAGCCGGGGTGCGAGGCCCTCCGGGGAGGGCACGCTGTCCCGGTAG
- a CDS encoding aminotransferase class V-fold PLP-dependent enzyme: protein MTEADFAGVRATEYGYLDETSHVYLDYTGSGLPARRQLRIQADRLTQGVYGNPHSDSPASASTTALVEEARHRVLDFVDADPSQYTAIFTANATAACRLVGEGYPFHPRHARLLLTLDNHNSVNGLREFARTRGAPTTYVPLTGPELRVPDAAISRALRPRRGGRGLFAFPAQSNFSGVQHPLEWIPYAQQHGWHVLLDAAAFAPTNRLRLSRWPADFTVLSWYKVFGYPTGVGCLIARKSALGLLRRPWFSGGTIQVVSAQGQWHRLAEGEAAFEDGSVDFHAIPEISTGIDWVESIGIEAVHDHVAQLTARLLSGLLALRHGDGSPLVRLYGPRTVHRRGGTLALNVLDADGTVVDERIVARDSARAGISLRTGCFCNPGAGEAAFDIGFKALQRTGRHRDNTTIDEYLTRLGLPSGGAIRVSLGLPSQPSDVDALLRFLLHTYRDSVPSPEGLAPRLTC from the coding sequence ATGACGGAAGCGGACTTTGCGGGCGTGCGAGCCACCGAATACGGCTACCTCGATGAAACGAGCCATGTCTACCTCGACTACACGGGCTCCGGGCTGCCCGCCCGCCGCCAACTGCGCATCCAAGCGGACCGACTCACCCAAGGCGTGTACGGCAACCCGCACTCCGACAGTCCCGCATCCGCCAGCACCACCGCACTCGTCGAGGAGGCGAGACACAGGGTGCTCGACTTCGTCGACGCCGACCCCTCCCAATACACCGCCATCTTCACGGCCAACGCGACCGCAGCCTGTCGACTCGTCGGCGAGGGCTATCCCTTCCACCCCCGCCACGCACGACTCCTCCTCACCCTCGACAACCACAACTCGGTCAACGGACTGAGGGAGTTCGCCCGAACACGCGGCGCCCCCACCACCTACGTCCCCCTCACCGGACCGGAGCTACGCGTCCCGGACGCGGCCATCAGCCGCGCCCTGCGTCCCCGCCGCGGCGGGCGCGGACTGTTCGCCTTTCCCGCCCAGAGCAACTTCAGCGGCGTGCAGCACCCGCTGGAGTGGATACCGTACGCACAGCAACACGGCTGGCACGTGCTGCTCGATGCCGCCGCCTTCGCCCCCACCAACCGGCTGCGGCTCAGTCGCTGGCCCGCCGACTTCACCGTACTGAGCTGGTACAAGGTCTTCGGCTACCCCACCGGGGTGGGCTGCCTCATCGCAAGGAAGTCCGCGCTCGGCCTGCTGCGCCGCCCCTGGTTCTCGGGCGGCACGATCCAGGTGGTGAGCGCCCAGGGACAGTGGCACCGCCTCGCCGAAGGAGAAGCCGCCTTCGAGGACGGCAGCGTCGACTTCCATGCGATACCCGAGATCAGCACCGGCATCGACTGGGTGGAGTCCATCGGCATCGAAGCCGTCCACGACCACGTCGCCCAGCTCACCGCACGCCTCCTGTCGGGGCTGCTCGCGCTGCGCCACGGCGACGGCAGCCCTCTGGTTCGGCTCTACGGGCCGCGCACAGTCCATCGCCGGGGCGGCACCCTGGCCCTCAACGTGCTCGACGCCGACGGCACGGTCGTCGACGAGCGCATCGTCGCCCGGGACAGTGCCCGCGCCGGGATCTCCCTGCGCACCGGCTGCTTCTGCAATCCGGGGGCTGGAGAAGCCGCCTTCGACATCGGTTTCAAAGCACTTCAACGCACCGGCCGGCACCGTGACAACACCACGATCGACGAGTACCTCACCCGTCTGGGGCTGCCATCGGGCGGAGCGATCCGGGTGTCCCTGGGACTGCCGTCGCAGCCGTCTGACGTCGATGCGCTGCTTCGCTTCCTCCTGCACACCTACCGGGACAGCGTGCCCTCCCCGGAGGGCCTCGCACCCCGGCTGACCTGCTGA